In Polaribacter sp. L3A8, a genomic segment contains:
- the map gene encoding type I methionyl aminopeptidase, producing MIKIKTREEIELMRESALIVSKTLGMLAKEVKPGVSTLYLDKLAEDFIRAEGAVPGFLGLYDFPNSLCMSPNSQVVHGIPNKKPLIEGDIISIDCGAYKNGFHGDHAYTFAVGEIAPETKELLDVTRASLYVGIREFKAGNRVGDVGFAIQKFTEDHGYGVVRELVGHGLGREMHEDPEMPNYGKRGRGKKFVEGMVVAIEPMTNLGTHKIKQHADGWTITTLDNKPSAHFEHDIAIVNGKPELLSTFKYVHDALGIVTDEEDAFRQ from the coding sequence ATGATTAAGATAAAAACAAGAGAAGAAATAGAACTTATGCGCGAAAGTGCCTTAATCGTTTCTAAAACATTAGGTATGCTTGCAAAAGAAGTAAAACCTGGGGTTTCCACTTTGTATTTAGACAAACTTGCCGAAGATTTTATTAGAGCTGAAGGTGCTGTACCTGGTTTCTTAGGATTATACGATTTTCCAAACTCACTTTGTATGAGCCCAAATTCTCAGGTAGTACACGGTATTCCAAATAAAAAACCTTTAATTGAAGGCGATATTATTTCTATAGATTGTGGCGCATATAAAAATGGTTTTCACGGAGACCATGCCTATACATTTGCTGTTGGAGAAATTGCACCAGAAACAAAAGAACTTTTAGACGTAACTAGAGCTAGTTTATATGTTGGTATTCGCGAGTTTAAAGCGGGTAATAGAGTTGGCGATGTAGGTTTTGCTATTCAGAAATTTACAGAAGATCATGGTTACGGAGTTGTAAGAGAATTGGTAGGTCATGGTTTAGGTAGAGAAATGCACGAAGATCCAGAAATGCCAAACTACGGTAAAAGAGGAAGAGGAAAGAAATTTGTTGAAGGAATGGTGGTTGCTATAGAACCAATGACAAATTTAGGAACTCATAAAATTAAACAACATGCAGATGGTTGGACCATTACTACTTTAGATAACAAACCTTCTGCTCATTTTGAACATGATATAGCAATTGTTAACGGTAAACCAGAATTACTTTCTACATTTAAATATGTACATGACGCATTGGGTATTGTTACCGATGAAGAGGATGCATTTAGACAATAA
- a CDS encoding GxxExxY protein, whose translation MDNKITEKIIGAAIEVHKTLGPGLLESAYQECLFFELKNLGLNVKKEVSLPIMYKEIKLDHGYRIDLLVEDKIVLELKTVESLTDVHSAQILTYMKLGNYPLGLLINFHTKLLKNGLKRFINTI comes from the coding sequence ATGGATAATAAAATAACAGAAAAGATTATTGGTGCAGCCATTGAAGTTCATAAAACTCTTGGGCCAGGTTTGTTAGAATCTGCTTATCAAGAGTGTTTATTCTTTGAACTAAAAAATCTAGGTTTAAACGTAAAAAAGGAAGTTTCACTACCAATAATGTATAAAGAAATAAAATTAGATCACGGTTATAGAATTGATTTATTGGTTGAAGATAAAATAGTTTTAGAACTAAAAACGGTAGAGTCTTTAACAGATGTTCATTCTGCTCAAATTTTAACATATATGAAATTAGGCAATTACCCATTAGGATTATTAATTAATTTCCATACAAAACTATTAAAAAACGGATTAAAACGTTTTATAAACACAATTTAA